One Streptomyces sp. RPA4-2 genomic window carries:
- the dxs gene encoding 1-deoxy-D-xylulose-5-phosphate synthase: protein MPLLTRITGPRDLDRLSLEQLDQLAGEIRTFLVDAVSKTGGHLGPNLGVVELTIALHRVFESPKDRVLWDTGHQSYVHKLLTGRQDFSKLKMKGGLSGYPSQGESEHDVIENSHASTVLGWADGLAKANEVLGRNDHVVAVIGDGALTGGMAWEALNNIADAKDRPLVIVVNDNERSYAPTIGGLANHLATLRTTDGYERFLARGKDLLERTPVVGKPLYETLHGAKKGLKDFIAPQGMFEDLGLKYVGPIDGHDIEALESALARAKRFGGPVIVHCLTEKGRGYQPALQDEADRFHAVGKIHPDTGLPIASSGADWTSVFGDEMVKLGQERKDIVAITAAMLQPVGLEKFAKAFPKRVYDVGIAEQHAAVSAAGLATGGLHPVFAVYATFLNRAFDQVLMDVALHKCGVTFVLDRAGVTGTDGASHNGMWDMSILQVVPGLRLAAPRDADQVRAQLREAVEVDDAPTVVRFSKGAVGPAVPAVGRIGGMDVLREAGTDIPDVLLVSVGALAPMCLEIAGLLDKQGITTTVVDPRWVKPVDEAMAPLAEQHRVVVTVEDNSRVGGVGSSIAQALRDAGVDVPLRDFGIPPRFLDHASRAEVMTEIGLTAPDIARQVTGLVAKLDGRFERTAAHAVDSVEPARD from the coding sequence GTGCCGCTGCTGACCCGCATCACGGGACCGCGCGATCTGGACCGGCTCAGCCTGGAGCAGCTGGACCAGCTGGCCGGCGAGATCAGGACCTTTCTCGTCGACGCGGTCTCCAAGACCGGCGGCCACCTCGGCCCCAACCTCGGTGTCGTGGAGCTCACCATCGCGCTGCACCGCGTCTTCGAGTCGCCCAAGGACCGGGTGCTGTGGGACACAGGTCACCAGTCCTACGTCCACAAGCTGCTCACCGGCCGTCAGGACTTCTCGAAGCTGAAGATGAAGGGCGGCCTGTCCGGCTACCCCTCGCAGGGCGAGTCCGAGCACGACGTGATCGAGAACTCGCACGCCTCGACGGTCCTCGGCTGGGCGGACGGCCTGGCGAAGGCCAACGAGGTCCTCGGCAGGAACGACCACGTGGTCGCCGTCATCGGTGACGGCGCGCTCACCGGCGGTATGGCCTGGGAGGCGCTGAACAACATCGCGGACGCCAAGGACCGCCCGCTGGTGATCGTCGTCAACGACAACGAGCGTTCGTACGCCCCGACGATCGGCGGCCTCGCGAACCACCTGGCGACCCTGCGCACCACGGACGGCTACGAGCGCTTCCTCGCCCGCGGCAAGGACCTCCTGGAGCGCACACCGGTCGTCGGCAAGCCGCTCTACGAGACCCTGCACGGCGCCAAGAAGGGCCTCAAGGACTTCATCGCCCCGCAGGGCATGTTCGAGGACCTCGGCCTGAAGTACGTCGGCCCGATCGACGGCCACGACATCGAGGCCCTGGAGTCGGCGCTCGCCCGCGCCAAGCGCTTCGGCGGCCCGGTCATCGTGCACTGCCTCACCGAGAAGGGCCGCGGCTACCAGCCCGCCCTGCAGGACGAGGCGGACCGATTCCACGCCGTCGGCAAGATCCACCCCGACACGGGCCTGCCGATCGCCTCCTCCGGTGCCGACTGGACCTCCGTCTTCGGCGACGAGATGGTCAAGCTCGGCCAGGAGCGCAAGGACATCGTCGCCATCACGGCCGCCATGCTCCAGCCGGTCGGCCTCGAAAAGTTCGCCAAGGCCTTCCCCAAACGGGTGTACGACGTCGGCATCGCCGAGCAGCACGCCGCCGTCTCCGCGGCCGGCCTCGCCACCGGCGGCCTGCACCCCGTCTTCGCCGTCTACGCGACCTTCCTCAACCGCGCCTTCGACCAGGTCCTGATGGACGTGGCCCTGCACAAGTGCGGTGTCACCTTCGTCCTGGACCGCGCGGGCGTCACCGGCACCGACGGCGCCTCGCACAACGGCATGTGGGACATGTCGATCCTCCAGGTCGTCCCCGGCCTCCGGCTCGCCGCGCCGCGTGACGCCGACCAGGTCCGCGCCCAGCTGCGCGAGGCCGTCGAGGTCGACGACGCGCCGACGGTGGTCCGCTTCTCCAAGGGCGCGGTCGGCCCGGCCGTGCCCGCCGTGGGCCGGATCGGCGGCATGGACGTCCTGCGCGAGGCCGGTACCGACATCCCGGACGTCCTCCTCGTCTCGGTCGGCGCGCTCGCGCCGATGTGCCTGGAGATCGCCGGTCTCCTCGACAAGCAGGGCATCACCACGACCGTCGTCGACCCGCGCTGGGTCAAGCCGGTCGACGAGGCCATGGCGCCGCTCGCCGAGCAGCACCGGGTGGTCGTCACCGTCGAGGACAACTCGCGCGTCGGCGGTGTCGGCTCGTCGATCGCGCAGGCCCTGCGCGACGCGGGAGTCGACGTCCCGCTGCGCGACTTCGGCATCCCGCCGCGCTTCCTCGACCACGCCTCCCGCGCCGAGGTCATGACGGAGATCGGTCTGACCGCCCCGGACATCGCCCGCCAGGTCACCGGCCTCGTCGCCAAGCTCGACGGGCGCTTCGAGCGCACCGCCGCGCACGCCGTGGACTCGGTGGAGCCAGCGCGCGACTGA
- a CDS encoding ATP-binding cassette domain-containing protein, whose product MVNVSATPVLALRGVSKRFGAVQALTDVELEVHAGEVVALVGDNGAGKSTLVKTIAGVHPIDEGAIEWDGKSVHINKPQDAQGLGIATVYQDLALCDNIDVVGNLYLGRELKKRGILDEVEMERRSRELLDTLSIRIPSVRIPIASLSGGQRQTVAIARSMLGEPKLVILDEPTAALGVEQTAQVLDLVERLRERGHAVILISHNMADVKAVADKVAVLRLGRNNGIFEVKSTSQEEIISAITGATENAVTRRAARSNGEAQK is encoded by the coding sequence ATGGTTAACGTGTCCGCTACGCCTGTTCTGGCGTTGCGCGGGGTCTCCAAGCGATTCGGTGCCGTCCAGGCGCTCACCGATGTCGAGCTTGAGGTCCACGCCGGCGAAGTGGTCGCCCTGGTGGGCGACAACGGTGCCGGAAAGTCCACACTGGTGAAGACGATCGCCGGTGTGCACCCCATCGATGAAGGCGCCATCGAGTGGGACGGCAAGTCCGTCCACATCAACAAGCCGCAGGACGCCCAGGGCCTCGGAATCGCGACCGTCTACCAGGACCTCGCGCTCTGCGACAACATCGACGTCGTCGGCAACCTCTACCTGGGCCGGGAGCTGAAGAAGCGCGGCATCCTGGACGAGGTCGAGATGGAGCGCCGCTCGCGCGAGCTGCTGGACACGCTGTCCATCCGCATTCCCAGCGTCCGTATCCCGATCGCCTCGCTCTCCGGCGGTCAGCGCCAGACCGTGGCGATCGCCCGTTCGATGCTCGGCGAGCCCAAGCTCGTCATCCTCGACGAGCCCACCGCGGCCCTCGGTGTCGAGCAGACCGCCCAGGTCCTCGACCTGGTCGAGCGGCTGCGCGAGCGCGGCCACGCGGTCATCCTCATCAGCCACAACATGGCGGACGTCAAGGCCGTGGCCGACAAGGTCGCCGTCCTGCGCCTCGGGCGCAACAACGGCATCTTCGAGGTCAAGTCGACCTCGCAGGAAGAGATCATCTCCGCCATCACGGGCGCCACGGAGAACGCCGTGACCCGTCGTGCGGCGCGCAGCAATGGGGAGGCTCAGAAGTGA
- a CDS encoding ROK family transcriptional regulator, whose protein sequence is METPGSQSSLHRANLERVVRAVRLAGSLTQAEIARTTGLSAATVSNIVRELKDSGTVEVTPTSAGGRRARSVSLSGDAGIVIGVDFGHTHLRVAIGNLAHQVLAEESEPLDVDASAAQGFDRAEELVSRLIAVTGVDRTKIAGVGLGVPGPIDVESGTLGSTSILPGWTGARPAEELRGRLGVPVHVDNDANLGALGELVWGSGRGVRDLAYIKVASGVGAGLVISGKIYRGPGGTAGEIGHITLDESGPVCRCGNRGCLETFTAARYVLPLLQSSHGTDLTMEGVVRLARDGDPGCRRVIADVGRHIGSGVANLCNLLNPSRVVLGGDLAEAGELVLGPIRESVGRYAIPSAARQLSVLPGALGGRAEVLGALALALSEMGDSTLLDGSLSAATPAFT, encoded by the coding sequence GTGGAGACTCCAGGGTCGCAGTCGTCGCTGCACCGAGCCAATCTGGAGCGCGTCGTGCGAGCGGTGCGCCTTGCCGGATCGCTCACGCAGGCGGAGATCGCGAGGACGACGGGCCTGTCCGCCGCGACCGTTTCCAATATCGTCCGGGAGCTGAAGGACAGCGGAACGGTCGAGGTCACACCCACTTCGGCGGGTGGCCGCAGGGCCCGCAGCGTGTCCCTGAGCGGTGACGCCGGCATCGTCATCGGAGTCGACTTCGGTCATACGCATCTACGGGTCGCGATCGGCAACCTCGCCCACCAGGTGCTGGCCGAGGAGTCCGAGCCGCTGGACGTGGACGCCTCGGCCGCCCAGGGGTTCGACCGGGCGGAGGAGCTGGTCAGCCGCCTGATCGCGGTGACCGGGGTGGACCGTACCAAGATCGCTGGTGTGGGGCTCGGGGTGCCCGGCCCGATCGACGTCGAGTCGGGGACCCTGGGGTCCACCTCGATCCTGCCGGGCTGGACCGGCGCGCGGCCCGCCGAGGAGCTGCGGGGGCGGCTCGGCGTGCCCGTGCACGTGGACAACGACGCCAATCTGGGCGCGCTCGGGGAGCTGGTCTGGGGCAGTGGCCGCGGGGTCAGGGACCTGGCGTACATCAAGGTCGCCAGCGGTGTCGGCGCAGGCCTGGTGATCAGCGGAAAGATCTACCGCGGGCCGGGCGGCACGGCAGGTGAGATAGGGCACATCACCCTCGACGAATCCGGCCCTGTCTGCCGCTGCGGCAACCGGGGCTGCCTGGAGACCTTCACGGCGGCCCGGTACGTGCTGCCGCTCCTGCAGTCCAGTCACGGCACCGACTTGACCATGGAGGGCGTGGTCAGGCTGGCCCGGGACGGCGACCCGGGCTGCCGGCGGGTGATCGCCGATGTCGGACGTCACATCGGGAGCGGTGTGGCGAATCTCTGCAATCTGCTCAACCCGAGCAGAGTGGTGCTCGGCGGAGATCTCGCCGAGGCCGGGGAACTCGTCCTGGGGCCCATCAGGGAGTCCGTCGGGCGCTACGCGATTCCCAGTGCCGCACGTCAACTGTCGGTGCTTCCAGGGGCACTTGGCGGTCGCGCGGAGGTTCTCGGAGCGCTCGCGCTCGCGCTCAGCGAGATGGGCGATTCGACCCTTTTGGACGGATCGCTGTCTGCGGCCACTCCTGCCTTCACTTAG
- a CDS encoding sugar ABC transporter permease — translation MSIDKTSETPEDHAVENPEAAAAAVTVVDPRLLVREQGLAGYLSEFKRKMKAGDLGSMPVVIGLIIIWIIFQSLNSNFLTAGNLSDISVAMVGTGMIAVGIVFVLLLGEIDLSVGSVSGVAGGAFAVLNVTHGMNEWLAFVLAILTGTVAGAIHGFVFARIGVPAFAVTLAGLLFWNGFMLQILGSSGTINLDSEGLVAKLTSYYFTDVAAAYVLAIGVTAVFFLTSFYSNKRREAAGVPSQPLSETILRTALLAVVAFAVAITYNQYKGLPLAVVIFIAVLLVTDFVLRRTAYGRKIFALGGSVEASRRAGINVEMVRISVFAISGTFAAIGGLFIASKIASANQGAGGGDLLMNAIAAAVIGGTSLFGGRGRTWNALLGVLVIVSIQYGLALQGIASPVQYMITGGVLLATVVIDAVTRKTQKSAGRA, via the coding sequence GTGAGCATCGACAAGACCTCTGAGACCCCCGAGGACCACGCCGTGGAGAACCCCGAGGCGGCCGCCGCGGCGGTCACCGTGGTCGACCCCCGGCTCCTCGTCCGCGAGCAGGGCCTCGCGGGTTACCTGTCCGAGTTCAAGCGGAAGATGAAGGCCGGCGACCTCGGCTCGATGCCGGTCGTCATCGGTCTCATCATCATCTGGATCATCTTCCAGAGCCTGAACTCCAACTTCCTCACCGCGGGCAACCTGTCCGACATCTCCGTCGCCATGGTCGGCACGGGCATGATCGCGGTCGGTATCGTCTTCGTCCTGCTGCTCGGCGAGATCGACCTGTCGGTCGGCTCCGTCTCGGGTGTCGCGGGCGGCGCCTTCGCGGTGCTGAACGTCACGCACGGCATGAACGAGTGGCTGGCCTTCGTGCTCGCCATCCTCACCGGCACGGTCGCCGGCGCGATCCACGGCTTCGTCTTCGCGCGCATCGGTGTGCCGGCCTTCGCCGTCACTCTGGCCGGTCTGCTGTTCTGGAACGGCTTCATGCTCCAGATCCTCGGCAGCAGCGGCACCATCAACCTGGACAGCGAAGGCCTCGTGGCCAAGCTGACCAGCTACTACTTCACCGATGTGGCCGCCGCCTACGTGCTCGCCATCGGCGTCACCGCGGTGTTCTTCCTGACCTCGTTCTACAGCAACAAGCGCCGTGAGGCCGCGGGCGTCCCGTCCCAGCCGCTGAGCGAGACCATTCTGCGCACCGCGCTGCTGGCGGTCGTCGCCTTCGCCGTGGCGATCACCTACAACCAGTACAAGGGTCTCCCGCTGGCCGTGGTGATCTTCATCGCGGTGCTGCTGGTCACGGACTTCGTGCTGCGCCGTACCGCGTACGGCCGGAAGATCTTCGCGCTCGGTGGCAGCGTCGAGGCCTCCCGGCGTGCCGGTATCAACGTCGAGATGGTCCGGATCTCGGTCTTCGCGATCTCCGGTACCTTCGCCGCCATCGGCGGTCTGTTCATCGCCTCGAAGATCGCCTCCGCCAACCAGGGCGCGGGCGGCGGTGACCTCCTGATGAACGCCATCGCGGCGGCCGTCATCGGTGGCACCAGCCTCTTCGGTGGCCGTGGTCGCACCTGGAACGCGCTGCTCGGTGTGCTGGTCATCGTCTCGATCCAGTACGGCCTGGCCCTGCAGGGCATCGCCTCGCCGGTCCAGTACATGATCACCGGTGGTGTGCTGCTCGCCACCGTCGTCATCGACGCGGTGACCCGCAAGACCCAGAAGTCGGCCGGGCGCGCGTAG
- a CDS encoding NYN domain-containing protein codes for MDDPLLVIIDGANVVGSVPDGWWRDRRGAAERLRDRLAREGLPGHDGPVELVLVVEGAARGVESVAGVRVEAAPGSGDDHIVALVAEARDRPRLVVTADRELRRRVTAAGAGVTGPRAVRDGS; via the coding sequence ATGGACGACCCCCTGCTCGTGATCATCGACGGTGCCAATGTCGTCGGCTCCGTGCCCGACGGCTGGTGGCGCGACCGCCGGGGCGCCGCGGAGCGGCTGCGGGACCGGCTCGCCAGGGAGGGGCTGCCGGGCCACGACGGACCGGTGGAACTCGTCCTCGTGGTCGAGGGCGCGGCCAGGGGCGTGGAGTCGGTGGCGGGCGTGAGGGTCGAGGCGGCCCCCGGCAGCGGGGACGACCACATCGTGGCGCTGGTGGCGGAGGCCCGTGACCGCCCGCGCCTGGTCGTCACGGCGGACCGTGAACTACGGCGCAGGGTCACCGCGGCGGGCGCCGGGGTGACGGGGCCGCGGGCGGTACGGGACGGATCCTGA
- a CDS encoding glycosyltransferase family 39 protein has protein sequence MRAGLLDTSRTATGSRMQGGGYWRRLLPVLAVLVALTRIPSFVRPLWNPDEGYLAVQARILAGGGELYRTVVDRKPPLVPWLYEGAFAVFGSGSLTSVRVLAVVAQLSTAVLLASLARHRWGDRSGRTAGVLYALVSIGLNPEDAQAATFEVFILPCTAAAMWCADRRRWGAAGVAVACAFLVKQTGAAVLVPVLWLLWRHAESPRRGLLRTGVGALVPVAAVALLTDPAGLLFWTVTGSGAYASFTGSELHVLGRGLANAAILAVACAGLIPPVLRMLRVARTGSADLWLWLGSSTAAVLAGFHFFGHYYLQLIPPAVLLATAALRILPRERLLTAVLTSVCCCALFLAWGLLAPRPELAHSQRLAAAVAHRTRPGDRVLVWGIHPETYWLADRAPATRYLTAGLLTNYSGGREGPEVGEKYAVEGAWPVFRAELTARPPVLVVDDSRGRPYAPDRVPSLRRLLAAGYEEAGTVDGAVLYTRTGAQD, from the coding sequence ATGCGCGCCGGGCTCCTGGACACATCACGTACCGCCACCGGGTCCCGGATGCAGGGCGGCGGCTACTGGAGACGGCTGCTGCCCGTCCTCGCGGTGCTGGTCGCCCTCACCCGGATCCCCTCCTTCGTACGGCCCCTGTGGAACCCGGACGAGGGCTATCTCGCCGTGCAGGCCCGGATACTGGCGGGCGGGGGAGAGCTCTACCGGACGGTCGTGGACCGCAAGCCGCCGCTCGTGCCGTGGCTGTACGAAGGCGCCTTCGCGGTGTTCGGCTCCGGGTCGCTGACATCGGTCAGGGTGCTGGCGGTGGTGGCCCAGCTGTCGACCGCCGTGCTGCTGGCCTCCCTGGCCCGGCACCGCTGGGGCGACCGGTCCGGGCGCACGGCGGGCGTCCTGTACGCGCTGGTGTCGATCGGGCTCAACCCCGAGGACGCGCAGGCCGCCACCTTCGAGGTGTTCATACTGCCCTGCACTGCCGCCGCGATGTGGTGCGCCGACCGGCGCCGCTGGGGTGCGGCGGGAGTCGCCGTCGCCTGCGCGTTCCTGGTCAAGCAGACCGGCGCGGCCGTCCTCGTCCCGGTGCTCTGGCTGCTGTGGCGCCACGCGGAGTCCCCCCGAAGAGGACTGCTGCGCACGGGAGTCGGCGCCCTCGTCCCGGTGGCGGCCGTGGCACTGCTCACCGACCCTGCGGGCCTGCTGTTCTGGACCGTCACCGGCTCGGGGGCCTACGCCTCCTTCACCGGCTCGGAACTCCACGTCCTGGGCCGGGGGCTGGCCAACGCGGCGATCCTGGCGGTGGCCTGCGCGGGGCTGATCCCGCCGGTCCTGCGGATGCTGCGGGTCGCCCGCACGGGCTCGGCCGACCTGTGGCTGTGGCTCGGCTCGTCGACGGCGGCCGTTCTGGCCGGCTTCCACTTCTTCGGCCACTACTACCTGCAACTCATCCCGCCCGCGGTGCTGTTGGCGACCGCCGCGCTGCGGATCCTGCCCCGCGAGCGCCTGCTGACCGCGGTCTTGACCTCGGTCTGCTGCTGTGCGCTGTTCCTCGCCTGGGGTCTGCTCGCGCCGCGCCCCGAACTCGCCCACTCCCAGCGCCTCGCCGCCGCCGTCGCCCACCGCACCCGGCCCGGGGACCGCGTGCTCGTGTGGGGCATACACCCGGAGACGTACTGGCTGGCGGACCGCGCCCCCGCCACCCGCTATCTGACCGCGGGTCTCCTCACCAACTACAGCGGTGGCCGCGAGGGACCGGAGGTCGGCGAGAAGTACGCCGTCGAGGGCGCCTGGCCGGTGTTCCGGGCGGAGTTGACGGCCCGCCCGCCGGTCCTCGTCGTCGACGACTCCCGCGGCAGGCCGTACGCGCCGGACCGGGTGCCGTCGCTGCGCCGGCTGCTGGCCGCGGGGTACGAGGAGGCGGGCACCGTGGACGGGGCGGTGCTGTACACGCGTACGGGCGCCCAGGACTGA
- a CDS encoding substrate-binding domain-containing protein, with the protein MRRAAVAVAAGAMAVSLAACGSAKESSDKSDSSSSAKKGDAIKVGLLLPENQTARYEKFDKPLIEKKIKELTNNKGEVVYANAKQDASTQNQQVDTMVTNKVDVLIVDAVDAAAIKSSVQKAKDAGIPVVAYDRLAQGPIDAYTSFDNTTVGKTQGQALLDALGAKAKSGKIVMMNGSSTDPNAAQFKAGAHSVLDGKVTVGKEYDTKDWKPENANANMEGAITALGKKNIVGVYSANDGMAGGIITALKAAGISVPVTGQDAELAGVQRILAGEQFMSVYKPYAPEADAAAEMAVALAQGKSLSTVAKDKVDSPTTKAVPSVLVPVTSLTKDNIKDTVIKDGVYSISEICTGAYKAKCDALGIK; encoded by the coding sequence ATGCGTCGTGCCGCCGTTGCCGTTGCCGCTGGTGCGATGGCCGTCTCGCTGGCCGCCTGTGGCAGTGCCAAGGAGTCCAGCGACAAGAGCGACAGCTCTAGCTCCGCCAAGAAGGGCGACGCGATCAAGGTCGGTCTGCTCCTTCCCGAGAACCAGACCGCGCGTTACGAGAAGTTCGACAAGCCCCTGATCGAGAAGAAGATCAAGGAGCTCACGAACAACAAGGGCGAGGTCGTCTACGCCAACGCCAAGCAGGACGCCAGCACGCAGAACCAGCAGGTCGACACGATGGTCACCAACAAGGTGGACGTCCTGATCGTCGATGCTGTGGACGCCGCGGCCATCAAGAGCTCGGTCCAGAAGGCCAAGGACGCCGGCATCCCGGTCGTGGCCTACGACCGTCTCGCGCAGGGTCCGATCGACGCCTACACCTCGTTCGACAACACGACGGTCGGCAAGACCCAGGGCCAGGCCCTCCTGGACGCCCTCGGCGCCAAGGCCAAGTCCGGCAAGATCGTGATGATGAACGGGTCGTCCACCGACCCGAACGCCGCCCAGTTCAAGGCCGGTGCCCACTCCGTCCTCGACGGCAAGGTGACCGTCGGCAAGGAGTACGACACCAAGGACTGGAAGCCGGAGAACGCCAACGCCAACATGGAGGGCGCCATCACCGCCCTCGGCAAGAAGAACATCGTCGGCGTCTACTCCGCCAACGACGGCATGGCCGGCGGTATCATCACCGCCCTCAAGGCCGCCGGCATCTCCGTCCCGGTCACCGGCCAGGACGCCGAGCTCGCGGGTGTGCAGCGCATCCTCGCGGGTGAGCAGTTCATGAGCGTCTACAAGCCGTACGCCCCCGAGGCCGACGCCGCCGCCGAGATGGCCGTCGCGCTCGCCCAGGGCAAGTCGCTCTCCACGGTCGCCAAGGACAAGGTCGACAGCCCCACCACGAAGGCCGTCCCCTCGGTGCTCGTCCCGGTCACCTCGCTGACCAAGGACAACATCAAGGACACCGTCATCAAGGACGGCGTCTACTCGATCAGCGAGATCTGCACGGGCGCCTACAAGGCCAAGTGCGACGCGCTCGGCATCAAGTAA
- a CDS encoding amino acid permease, which translates to MSSNLFRTKKIEQSILDTEEPEHALRKSLSALDLTVFGVGVIIGTGIFVLTGKVAKENAGPGVSLAFIVAGVVCGLAALCYAEFASTVPVAGSAYTFSYASLGELPAWIIGWDLVLEFALGTAVVAVGWSGYVRSLLDNAGWHLPDYLSGRDGATGFGFDVLAAALVLVLTAILVIGVKLSARVTTVVVAIKVTVVLIVIVAGAFFIVGDNYEPFIPKARAQEAGSSLKAPLIQLLSGYTPTDFGVMGIFTAASVVFFAFIGFDVVATAAEETKNPQRDMPRGILGSLFICTALYVAVSIVVTGMQKYTRLSIDAPLADAFKATGHPWYAGVISFGAAVGLTTVCMILLLGQTRVFFAMSRDGLLPRFFSRVHPRFRTPHRPTILLGVIIAILAGFTSLSELAELVNIGTLFAFVVVATGIIILRHTRPDLHRAFRTPLVPLVPALSVLASLWLMVNLPTETWLRFLIWMAVGCVVYFLYGRSHSRLGLQRKAAEGEAGKAPGSNGA; encoded by the coding sequence GTGAGCAGCAACCTCTTCAGGACCAAGAAGATCGAACAATCGATCCTGGACACCGAGGAGCCGGAGCACGCACTCAGGAAGTCGCTGTCCGCTCTGGACCTCACGGTCTTCGGCGTCGGTGTCATCATCGGCACCGGCATCTTCGTCCTCACCGGCAAGGTCGCCAAGGAGAACGCGGGTCCCGGGGTCTCGCTCGCGTTCATCGTGGCGGGCGTCGTCTGCGGCCTGGCCGCGCTGTGCTACGCGGAGTTCGCGTCCACGGTCCCGGTGGCGGGGTCCGCGTACACCTTCTCGTACGCCTCGCTCGGCGAGCTGCCCGCCTGGATCATCGGCTGGGACCTGGTGCTGGAGTTCGCGCTCGGCACGGCGGTGGTGGCGGTCGGCTGGTCGGGGTACGTGCGCTCACTGCTGGACAACGCCGGCTGGCATCTGCCCGACTACCTCAGCGGGCGCGACGGGGCCACCGGGTTCGGGTTCGACGTCCTCGCCGCCGCGCTGGTGCTGGTGCTCACGGCCATCCTGGTCATCGGCGTGAAGCTGTCCGCCCGGGTCACCACGGTCGTCGTCGCGATCAAGGTCACCGTGGTGCTGATCGTGATCGTCGCGGGCGCCTTCTTCATCGTCGGCGACAACTACGAGCCGTTCATCCCCAAGGCGCGGGCACAGGAGGCGGGCAGCAGCCTCAAGGCCCCGCTCATCCAGCTGCTGTCCGGCTACACACCCACCGACTTCGGCGTGATGGGCATCTTCACGGCCGCCTCCGTCGTCTTCTTCGCCTTCATCGGCTTCGACGTCGTGGCCACCGCCGCCGAGGAGACCAAGAACCCGCAGCGGGACATGCCGCGCGGAATCCTCGGCTCCCTGTTCATCTGCACCGCGCTCTACGTCGCCGTCTCGATCGTCGTCACAGGCATGCAGAAGTACACCCGGCTGTCGATCGACGCCCCGCTCGCCGACGCCTTCAAGGCGACCGGGCACCCCTGGTACGCGGGCGTGATCAGCTTCGGCGCCGCCGTCGGACTGACCACGGTCTGCATGATCCTGCTCCTCGGCCAGACCCGGGTCTTCTTCGCGATGAGCCGCGACGGGCTGCTGCCGCGGTTCTTCTCCCGCGTCCACCCGAGGTTCCGCACCCCGCACCGGCCGACCATCCTGCTCGGCGTGATCATCGCGATCCTCGCGGGCTTCACGAGCCTGAGCGAACTGGCCGAACTGGTCAACATCGGCACGCTCTTCGCCTTCGTCGTCGTCGCGACCGGCATCATCATCCTCCGCCACACCCGCCCCGACCTGCACCGCGCCTTCCGCACGCCGCTGGTGCCGCTGGTCCCGGCGCTGTCGGTGCTCGCCTCACTGTGGCTGATGGTGAACCTGCCCACGGAGACCTGGCTGCGGTTCCTGATCTGGATGGCGGTCGGCTGCGTCGTCTACTTCCTGTACGGACGCTCGCACAGCCGTCTCGGGCTGCAGCGCAAGGCCGCGGAGGGCGAGGCGGGGAAGGCGCCGGGATCCAACGGGGCGTGA